From a single Francisella halioticida genomic region:
- a CDS encoding transposase, translating into MLRKGDKMRYTKEFKDEAVKLCLQPDANRREIADNLGVKYKTICSWISKAMSNPQKEIKIDYKTQYQQLSFENTDLKKKLKQAETEREILKKAAAYFAKQNL; encoded by the coding sequence GTGTTAAGAAAAGGAGACAAGATGAGATATACAAAAGAGTTTAAAGATGAAGCTGTTAAATTATGTTTACAACCAGATGCAAATAGACGAGAAATAGCAGATAACTTAGGGGTTAAATATAAAACCATTTGCAGTTGGATATCCAAAGCCATGTCAAACCCTCAGAAAGAAATAAAGATAGATTATAAAACGCAGTACCAGCAACTATCTTTTGAAAATACTGATTTGAAGAAAAAACTCAAACAGGCAGAAACAGAGCGTGAAATACTAAAAAAGGCAGCAGCGTACTTTGCAAAGCAAAATCTGTAA
- a CDS encoding glycosyltransferase: MKKVAAFIAGDKNIISASYYVFKSLFEYNNGIDAYICLPKDSYTKEEVSKLESIGVRLLDLEDDNLFSGFKAWPKEVFLNFAIPDKLYELGYEVAIKLDYDILIQGDIDVKKNTPKSIFKATKGFQKFDHVILDYRDFYKQEFNLTEESMSKPAISFGCVFINLKEYYEKEFWNKFCDVYKRIITKSPDKTNKSVFSELGTVAVTLETFGFGFEILEDKYNYFVSSTRHIGHIEFMFDPIVMHYSGRKKPWRKVEFIRYFINPYNCFYLQKWYDYVSPDNRTTLKSRFIKSKFYRAYVLVFTRIMKSLGI, from the coding sequence ATGAAAAAAGTGGCGGCTTTTATAGCTGGAGATAAGAATATAATAAGTGCTTCATATTATGTTTTTAAATCATTGTTTGAATACAATAATGGTATTGATGCATACATATGTTTACCAAAAGATTCTTATACAAAAGAAGAAGTTAGCAAATTAGAATCAATAGGTGTAAGGTTATTAGATTTAGAGGATGATAATCTTTTTTCTGGTTTTAAGGCGTGGCCTAAAGAAGTTTTTTTGAATTTTGCGATTCCTGACAAATTATATGAACTTGGCTATGAAGTAGCAATTAAACTGGATTATGATATCCTTATTCAAGGAGATATTGATGTAAAGAAAAATACTCCGAAATCAATATTTAAAGCCACAAAAGGGTTCCAAAAATTTGACCATGTTATCTTGGATTATAGAGATTTTTATAAACAAGAATTTAATTTGACAGAAGAATCTATGAGTAAACCAGCAATATCCTTTGGTTGTGTGTTTATAAACTTAAAAGAATATTATGAAAAAGAGTTCTGGAATAAATTTTGTGATGTATATAAACGAATAATAACAAAATCACCAGATAAAACTAATAAATCAGTTTTTTCAGAGCTTGGAACTGTTGCAGTAACCTTAGAAACCTTTGGGTTTGGCTTTGAAATTTTAGAGGATAAATATAATTATTTTGTATCATCAACAAGACATATAGGACATATAGAATTTATGTTTGATCCAATTGTTATGCATTATAGTGGTAGAAAAAAGCCGTGGAGAAAAGTTGAGTTTATTCGGTATTTCATAAATCCTTATAATTGTTTTTATCTGCAAAAATGGTATGATTATGTTTCTCCGGATAATAGAACTACACTTAAATCAAGATTTATAAAATCTAAATTTTACAGAGCTTATGTATTAGTTTTTACAAGAATAATGAAATCTTTAGGTATATAA
- the yjgA gene encoding ribosome biogenesis factor YjgA: protein MNKVIDLDEKERLEREEENAHYRTTKSKSTVKKDALDITDFGRSLIELNNEQLEKLPISDSLKNNIVSARNMQKIALKRQTQFIGKLLRKTDNLDEIQKAYDIIVNKDKKANLLFQRLENIRDNLLDPNKTNEAFDRLIQEFPDLDIQKLRQLIRNHHKEVEKNKPRKSFKEIFKFLKVL from the coding sequence ATGAATAAAGTTATTGATCTTGATGAAAAAGAACGTTTGGAAAGAGAAGAAGAAAATGCGCATTACAGAACTACGAAAAGTAAATCAACAGTGAAAAAAGATGCATTAGATATAACAGATTTTGGACGATCTCTCATCGAGCTTAACAATGAGCAATTAGAAAAACTACCAATATCTGATAGCCTAAAAAATAATATTGTTTCTGCAAGAAATATGCAAAAAATAGCCCTTAAAAGACAAACTCAATTTATAGGTAAGCTTTTAAGAAAAACTGATAACCTTGATGAAATACAGAAAGCTTATGATATTATTGTAAATAAAGACAAAAAGGCAAACTTGCTATTCCAAAGATTGGAGAATATTAGAGATAATCTTTTAGATCCTAACAAAACAAATGAAGCTTTTGATAGGTTAATACAAGAGTTTCCTGATTTAGATATTCAAAAATTAAGACAATTAATTAGAAATCACCATAAAGAAGTAGAGAAAAATAAGCCAAGAAAATCATTTAAAGAGATTTTTAAGTTTTTGAAAGTTCTTTGA
- the glyA gene encoding serine hydroxymethyltransferase — protein sequence MFSFEKNNLKSTDKEIFDAIELEVKRQHEHVELIASENYASPAVMEAQGSQLTNKYAEGYHGKRYYGGCEFVDIAERLAIERAQQLFGVDYANVQPHSGSQANAAVYSAVLKPGDTVLGMDLGAGGHLTHGSKVNFSGKIYHPIQYGLDEDGDIDYKQVAKLAEEHKPKMIIAGFSAFSGIIDWKKFREIANSIDAILMADIAHVAGLVATGLYPNPFPYVDVATTTTHKTLRGPRGGLILCNNNPALAKKLQSAIFPGIQGGPLMHVIAAKAVAFKEALEPSFVEYQKQVLKNAKALEKVLKERDINIISGGTNNHLLLLDITNTEFSGKEAEAALGRANITVNKNSIPNDPRSPFVTSGLRIGSPAITTRGFQEKECELIANLLADVIFNCGNEQIEKNTATKILDLCNKFPVYK from the coding sequence ATGTTTAGCTTTGAAAAAAATAACTTAAAGAGTACTGATAAAGAAATTTTTGATGCTATAGAACTTGAGGTTAAAAGACAACATGAACATGTTGAGCTTATAGCATCAGAGAACTATGCAAGCCCTGCTGTTATGGAAGCTCAGGGGTCTCAACTTACAAATAAATATGCTGAAGGCTATCATGGCAAGAGATACTACGGTGGCTGTGAATTTGTTGATATCGCTGAAAGGTTGGCTATTGAAAGAGCACAGCAACTATTTGGTGTTGATTATGCAAATGTACAGCCTCATTCTGGATCTCAAGCAAATGCTGCTGTCTATAGCGCTGTTCTAAAACCAGGAGATACTGTACTTGGTATGGATCTAGGTGCTGGTGGACATTTAACTCATGGTAGTAAAGTTAATTTCTCTGGTAAAATCTATCATCCTATCCAATATGGCTTAGATGAAGATGGTGATATAGATTACAAACAGGTAGCTAAACTAGCGGAAGAACATAAACCAAAAATGATTATTGCAGGATTCTCCGCATTTTCAGGAATTATTGATTGGAAAAAATTTAGAGAAATTGCTAACTCAATTGATGCCATTTTAATGGCAGATATTGCCCATGTTGCTGGCTTAGTTGCTACTGGGTTATATCCAAATCCATTTCCATATGTAGATGTTGCTACAACTACTACACATAAAACCTTAAGAGGTCCTAGAGGAGGTCTGATACTTTGCAACAATAATCCTGCTTTAGCAAAAAAACTCCAATCTGCTATTTTCCCAGGCATCCAGGGTGGCCCTTTGATGCATGTAATTGCTGCTAAAGCAGTAGCGTTTAAGGAAGCTCTAGAACCTAGTTTTGTAGAATACCAAAAGCAAGTATTAAAAAATGCCAAAGCTCTTGAGAAAGTATTAAAAGAACGTGACATTAATATCATATCAGGTGGTACAAACAATCACTTATTACTTTTAGATATTACAAATACTGAGTTCTCCGGTAAAGAAGCGGAAGCGGCATTAGGTAGAGCAAACATAACTGTGAATAAAAACTCTATACCTAATGATCCTCGCTCTCCTTTTGTGACTAGCGGCTTAAGAATTGGAAGTCCTGCTATTACAACTAGAGGATTTCAAGAAAAAGAATGTGAACTTATTGCTAACCTGCTAGCAGATGTTATCTTTAACTGTGGAAATGAGCAAATAGAAAAAAACACAGCTACTAAAATTTTAGATCTTTGTAATAAATTTCCTGTTTATAAATAA
- a CDS encoding glycosyl transferase family 90 produces the protein MKKLWYYTKNFSNNNFFKKIYEYQLNSKLNQIKQYDINYINQRVNYYNKLHQPFILENPLTWKNYKRSTPISINGKIDRQKQLSAYYFDFKESLIYFNKNNSFETIFTDLTEVPQLPSFVKSRPIHGNNQNSVLLKLDKLRHFRFVNDHLSFKDKKNAIVFRGQCHVPHRQEFIEKSYNLPNSNFGDTMKSNQIKPYYKDYLSIPEQLKYRYVLSIEGVDVATNLKWIMNSNSLCFMVKPKFETWFMEGTLIPNHHYVLLKDDYSDIQEKMDYYDKNPEEALKIIKNANNYVEQFKNKNREKIISLLVLEKYFNLNKTISK, from the coding sequence ATGAAAAAACTATGGTATTACACAAAAAATTTTAGCAATAACAACTTCTTCAAAAAAATTTATGAATATCAGTTAAATTCAAAACTTAACCAGATAAAACAATATGATATAAATTATATTAATCAAAGAGTTAACTATTACAATAAACTGCACCAACCATTTATATTAGAAAATCCGTTGACATGGAAAAACTATAAACGTAGTACACCTATAAGTATTAATGGTAAAATAGATCGACAAAAACAATTATCTGCTTATTATTTCGATTTTAAAGAATCTCTTATCTATTTTAATAAAAACAATTCTTTTGAAACCATATTTACCGATTTAACAGAAGTACCACAATTACCATCATTTGTAAAAAGTCGTCCAATTCACGGAAATAATCAAAACTCTGTACTGTTAAAGCTAGATAAACTTCGACACTTTCGTTTTGTTAATGACCACTTATCGTTTAAGGATAAGAAAAATGCGATAGTATTCCGAGGGCAATGCCATGTACCTCACCGTCAGGAATTCATAGAAAAATCATATAATTTACCGAACTCAAACTTTGGAGATACTATGAAATCAAATCAAATCAAACCTTACTATAAGGATTACTTATCTATACCTGAACAACTAAAATATAGATACGTACTAAGTATTGAGGGTGTGGATGTCGCTACCAATTTAAAGTGGATTATGAATTCAAACTCTCTTTGTTTTATGGTAAAGCCAAAATTTGAAACATGGTTTATGGAAGGTACCCTTATCCCAAACCACCATTATGTTCTTCTAAAAGATGATTACTCAGACATTCAAGAAAAGATGGACTATTATGACAAAAATCCTGAAGAAGCTCTAAAAATTATTAAAAATGCAAATAATTATGTTGAGCAATTCAAGAACAAAAACAGAGAGAAAATTATTTCTCTACTTGTTTTAGAAAAATACTTTAATTTGAATAAGACAATCTCTAAGTAG
- a CDS encoding IS3 family transposase: MGWKVTQPRVSKRMKLLGLHAKAARKHKKTTDSNHNKHVYDNLLEQNFTALSVNHRWVTNITYVPTQEGWLYLCVIIHSDKGSQYCSKQYQDIIKEYWLLSSMSSKGCCYDNAACESFFGTLKVELVHDESYKTREEAKLSIFEYIEAYYNTKRRHSTINYMTPYQFEYIMENEVVNCHKLTG; the protein is encoded by the coding sequence ATGGGTTGGAAAGTTACTCAACCTAGAGTATCTAAACGTATGAAATTACTTGGTTTACATGCTAAAGCGGCTCGTAAGCATAAGAAAACTACAGATTCTAACCACAACAAACATGTTTATGATAATTTATTAGAACAAAACTTCACTGCTTTATCTGTAAATCATAGGTGGGTTACAAATATAACTTATGTACCTACACAAGAGGGGTGGCTGTATCTTTGTGTGATTATACACTCTGATAAAGGGTCACAGTACTGTAGCAAACAATATCAAGACATTATTAAAGAATACTGGCTACTATCAAGTATGAGCTCTAAAGGATGCTGTTACGATAATGCTGCTTGTGAAAGTTTCTTTGGAACTTTAAAAGTAGAGTTAGTACATGATGAAAGCTATAAAACTAGAGAAGAAGCTAAACTATCAATATTTGAATATATTGAAGCTTACTATAATACAAAAAGGAGACATTCTACAATAAATTATATGACTCCATATCAATTTGAATATATAATGGAAAATGAAGTAGTAAACTGTCACAAATTGACGGGGTAG